In Miscanthus floridulus cultivar M001 chromosome 19, ASM1932011v1, whole genome shotgun sequence, the DNA window NNNNNNNNNNNNNNNNNNNNNNNNNNNNNNNNNNNNNNNNNNNNNNNNNNNNNNNNNNNNNNNNNNNNNNNNNNNNNNNNNNNNNNNNNNNNNNNNNNNNNNNNNNNNNNNNNNNNNNNNNNNNNNNNNNNNNNNNNNNNNNNNNNNNNNNNNNNNNNNNNNNNNNNNNNNNNNNNNNNNNNNNNNNNNNNNNNNNNNNNNNNNNNNNNNNNNNNNNNNNNNNNNNNNNNNNNNNNNNNNNNNNNNNNNNNNNNNNNNNNNNNNNNNNNNNNNNNNNNNNNNNNNNNNNNNNNNNNNNNNNNNNNNNNNNNNNNNNNNNNNNNNNNNNNNNNNNNNNNNNNNNNNNNNNNNNNNNNNNNNNNNNNNNNNNNNNNNNNNNNNNNNNNNNNNNNNNNNNNNNNNNNNNNNNNNNNNNNNNNNNNNNNNNNNNNNNNNNNNNNNNNNNNNNNNNNNNNNNNNNNNNNNNNNNNNNNNNNNNNNNNNNNNNNNNNNNNNNNNNNNNNNNNNNNNNNNNNNNNNNNNNNNNNNNNNNNNNNNNNNNNNNNNNNNNNNNNNNNNNNNNNNNNNNNNNNNNNNNNNNNNNNNNNNNNNNNNNNNNNNNNNNNNNNNNNNNNNNNNNNNNNNNNNNNNNNNNNNNNNNNNNNNNNNNNNNNNNNNNNNNNNNNNNNNNNNNNNNNNNNNNNNNNNNNNNNNNNNNNNNNNNNNNNNNNNNNNNNNNNNNNNNNNNNNNNNNNNNNNNNNNNNNNNNNNNNNNNNNNNNNNNNNNNNNNNNNNNNNNNNNNNNNNNNNNNNNNNNNNNNNNNNNNNNNNNNNNNNNNNNNNNNNNNNNNNNNNNNNNNNNNNNNNNNNNNNNNNNNNNNNNNNNNNNNNNNNNNNNNNNNNNNNNNNNNNNNNNNNNNNNNNNNNNNNNNNNNNNNNNNNNNNNNNNNNNNNNNNNNNNNNNNNNNNNNNNNNNNNNNNNNNNNNNNNNNNNNNNNNNNNNNNNNNNNNNNNNNNNNNNNNNNNNNNNNNNNNNNNNNNNNNNNNNNNNNNGCTAGCATTTAGGTTGTGGCTTCTGATCAATTATTCGATATAAATTAGTTCATTCTCTTCACTGTAGTCTGTAGAACGTCTGACCAGTTAAATAAGTAGACTTTTTAACTTGAACTATTCTGAATGTGGGATATCAAAGGATTCTAGGTTGACACCAAGTAAGAAAATTGAGACATGCTGGAGGCAGGACGGAGCTTCTAGTGCACTGTATTTTCAATGATAAATCACCAAGCCGGTGCCCTTTTCGTTTCTTTGTTGCATTTTGGTTCCTGTTGGCACGTTCCTTTCCTGCTTTTCATCCTCTTCCTGTTCCATTTTCCTATAGCTAGGCACATTATCTTCATATGTGTTCCAACTCTGCATATGTTCCGTCTTCGGCGATGCAACTTGAAGGAGCTATTCCCACGGCTGTGTCGACCATCTGCTGCTGATCAAGCGGTGCGCACGAGTGAAAGGCCGCCGTGATCTCGTTATCAGTCAATTCCCCTCTTTTTGCACGAGAAGGAAGAACAGATGCCTGTCCTGCAAGCTGCTCTTCCACTTTGATTCCATCCCCTTGCTTCTGAGCCACGCCTGTTACTAGTCTGTATACATTTTCAGTTACAAATTGCATGACCGTGAACTGTGTGTACATCCTACATCATGTACAAATACAGCACAATGCAAGTTCAGCCCTTGCTGAATATCTTCTTTTGTATTAAGGACTTCAGTTATCAGCATCAGTAGTGGAGTACTGACTACAAGTAAGTTTCGttactgatgatgatgattacTGAAAGGTCATGGTCAGGGGAGGGGCTAGCACTCATGCTTTTCTCTCTTCTAGGCTTCGTCACTTGCTTTGAGAGCGCTTTCTGTCCTTGCCGTCCTCCACTAATGCTGTGCCCGCCCCACTTCTCTTTTATAGCTGCCTGCTGCCAGTCCGATCACTGATCAGTTATCACCTTTGGCCTTGGTGGCTTGGATTCTTCTCCTATCCATCGATCCGCCTGCCGCTGGGTGGTGTCCCACATGTCCAACTGCAGCAACATCACGGCCGCGGCCGCGCCCGAGGCGCCGCGCGCGCCGCCATCGCCGCTGGACTACGACGTGGTGGTGATCCTGGCGGCGATGCTGTGCGCGCTGGTGTGCGCGCTGGGGTTAAACTCGATGCTGCAGTGCGTGGTGCGGTGCACCCGCCGCGCCGTGTCCGACCCCGTCGGGTGGGTCGCGCACCGCCGCGCCAACGCCGGACTCAAGCGCGAGGAGGTCGTCGCGCTGCCCGTGGCCACCTTCGTCGCCTCGGCGGGGCGCTCTccggcgcagcagcagcagcacgcttCCGCGGGATGCGCCATCTGCCTGTCGGACTTCGCGGACGGCGAGAGGATCCGGGTGCTCCCTGTGTGCGGCCACCGGTTCCACGTCGTTTGCATCGACAGGTGGCTCGTCTCGTACTGCTCCTGCCCgacgtgccgccgccgcctctcctcCGACTCCGCCGTCTGTGGCCACGACCGCCTGCAGGTTCTCACGGCTGTGTGATCAATCAATCGGCACTGTTTTTTTTTCCTCGAGATCAATGCCTTCCGGCATATGCGTAACGTATCTTCAGTGTGAGTGTGACTACTTCTGCATGGTCATCCGGTAACCTGTAACCTGTTCGATGGCAAACTTTGCCATCTTGCATGAGAGCTTCTTTTTTTACGCACCACTGTATGTATGAGATGTTCACCGCTCCTCTCTGTTACACATTTACTGCGTTATATTGTGACAAATTTTCCGGATTCAAATATTCAATATGTAACTACTCCAGTATGAGCGAAAAGAGAAGGGgggaatgatgcttgattttcAACAACCATTTCATTTCTGAGGCTTACAGAGTGTGCAGTTTTCCGATCATACTTTGATGGCTTGATCAAGGGTCCAAAAATCATACACATAATCCTTTCCTCTAACCCGTGTAGTTTTAATTTGAACACACTCACCAGTGCACATCTTGGACAACTAATTACATTGATGTGGTGGTGGAGTCGTTGGTGCATGACTTCCACTTACCATGGCTCAAAACAAATTCTGGTGTTCACATAttagatgtatatatatatataaattccatTCCAAGTTTGTTGTGGAGGCCAGAAGTTGTACTTTATTTATTTAAAAATGTACTTTATTTAAAATGCATGTGTGCAAAACCTGCCAAAGCTGTAATATTTTGAATTTTTATAAATAGTATTTTGAAATTACCTTTCAAGAAAAATATAATTATACCATTTTAAAATTTTATATTGTTGGCTGCACACCCTACCTTGTTGTGGAAACATTTAATtttcaaacaaacaaaaaaaatgccCTTGCGAAGAAACGAGAAAAAGGATAACATTATCTTCAAAGCCGCTAAGGGTTCAATTCCTAAGTGCTTTTAGCAGGTTTTATTTTGTAGGAATGTCGATGCGCACTCACCTATATGTCATTGTGGTGTGCTCAATGTGTAGTCTCTAGGCCAAAATCATGAAGGTGAGCTTGGCTAGCTATTTTTCGTTTTTCTTTCATACATTTTCGTTACCTTGCTAGTACTCCAttcatttctttttttaaaaaaaacgtgCACATATATTAAGATTCAAACATCACAATTATTAACTTTATAAGAGCATGGCGAATATAATACAGCCTGGTTATATATATGTACACACGCTTTAGGTCCCATAATGAAATCTTGTTGAGAAAATAATGCATGCACATTGGCATTTGGCAACAAGCTAGCCGTGGGCATGGATGGCATGTATGTATGAACTACTCCATCCATACCAAATAATAACTCTTTCGACTTTTTTAACCTCAAGTTTGACCACTTGTCTTATTCAAAAAACTTATGCAAACATAgttaaatttaagtcattcttgaataacttttattaataaagtaagcaacaacaaaagaagtgatattttactcaaatttttgaataagacgagtggttagACCGAGGTCAAAAAaatcaaacgaattataatttgaaacaaGGTTGTACTAATGAACAATTAGGTACGGAAAATACAACCAATGCCTGCAAGTCGCTCTCGTGAGAGACGACAGGAGAAAGGAGGGCAAATTTGGAGGCGATTCCCGTGTTATCTTGGGGGGCGTTAACGTGATGCTCCTCCACGTACTACATAAACCCACTTGATGGCCTGGAGTCGGGAATGGGATGTGATGAGGAAGGCGACGCTGCCGCTGGTTGTTGTCATTGGCTCGCCGCTCCGGAATTTATTTGCCATTGCGAATGGGTCAACATCATCATCAGGATTGGAATAGCTTTCAAGAGATATTGATGCCTGCTGGTCATTGCTTGAGCTGTCTAGCAAGTGCATGGGGTGCGCTCGAGGTGGGGACTGAAAAAATCACTTAAAACACTGTTtatgctagtttgttgtgagaaaaaaacactatcCCAGCtagaaaaataagccgaacaagccggtttCTTGCTCAGCCGAACAAGCTCAGCATTGGTGCACGAATTGTGTGATGCCTCATGCTTGGCTGTTGGCTCTCGATATGCGGCCAATCGCGGCAGTGCACGCCAAAAACAATTCAGAGGCAGGCATTTGAGAGCAACGTTTCGCAAAAAGAGACGGCACGAACAGATGCCACGACACATTGAGAACACGAATGCTCGCGTGATGACCCAGCACGAAATGGAACTGTTAAATAGCACGGATTTCATGAGATGAGAGATACGATGAACAAGACCTGCTCCACAGGGCTACACATAGCTCTATACCTTGCCACTCAACGATTCGACAGGAAATAAATATGCCCATCATCAGTCATCAGCCGCTCATCATCGACTTCGATCCTTAGTGTTCAGCTGTTCACCGTATACCTTATTCCGAATTTTGGGAAGGACCACCAAGATTGCAGCCTTCTCACCCTATACTCTTGTGTGTCAAGGCATCAGTGCTTGGAATTGACAAGAGCCATGTGCCCGATCAGATCAAGGACCCGGTTGCTGCagcaaattaaaacaaaaaacatCCCCAGGCAAAATAGAAATGAACACATAGCTAAAATGCTGAAAGCACTTTCTTTTTTGGATTCTCACCTGTAGCCCCACTCGTTGTCGTACCAAGACACGAGCTTCATGAAAGAAGAGCTCAGACCAATACCAGCCTTGGCATCAAATATACTGGACCTGAGGTTTCGGGAGGAATTTAATTAGCGACTTCGATTTCCTTccagctcaagatggcatatgtgATGTCAAATCGATCTGGAGAGTGGAGACTCACCTAGCATCGCCGACAAAATCATTTGAAACAACGTCCTCATCCGTGTAGCCTAGAATGCCCTTTAGTGTACATAACATTCCTTCTCCTACTTTGTCCTCAAACAATCCAATAGGGGCAAGCCCCTctgtttcctcaaaaaaaaaaaaaaaaattatgtcaaacaaattgtatctctcctatatctttatatatattttttagaaaGGCGGCAAGAGCTTTGGCAGATTTTTATTAGACgatgaaaaagagagagaaagttACAAAAAAACGTTTTACAACAACGGCTGTCGGAGGGGGCAGCCGTCGAAACAGCGCACCCCTCTGATCCACTCCGACTTCCAAAGGAAAATACAACTCCGACTTCGAAACGCCCACTGACACCTAAATAGCAATACCCAAACAAGACTGAAAAAAAGGCCTAGCCCTAATTGTCCACCACAATAGGATTCGTCGCCAACTGATGTTGTTGAATATCTTCCTTGCATAGAAGAGCAACTTGTCTAGAAAAGTTGAATTTATCAATAATGTGAAGTCTGTTAGTTTCACCGATTGCATAGCTAAATCCTAATTGATTAAAAGGCTTCTAAGGCACAGTGGAGAGCACGTGAGTCCAGCCAAACTTGGTTACAAAGAATGTAGCAAAGGCATACTGCTCAAATAAAGAGTGTAATCATCAATTGAGTATCG includes these proteins:
- the LOC136527615 gene encoding RING-H2 finger protein ATL74-like, with product MSNCSNITAAAAPEAPRAPPSPLDYDVVVILAAMLCALVCALGLNSMLQCVVRCTRRAVSDPVGWVAHRRANAGLKREEVVALPVATFVASAGRSPAQQQQHASAGCAICLSDFADGERIRVLPVCGHRFHVVCIDRWLVSYCSCPTCRRRLSSDSAVCGHDRLQVLTAV